The Ranitomeya imitator isolate aRanImi1 chromosome 6, aRanImi1.pri, whole genome shotgun sequence genome window below encodes:
- the LRP12 gene encoding low-density lipoprotein receptor-related protein 12 produces the protein MGLGAQSLQGWMSGLLLCLLSVAEYGIHAEHLENVHLSGLPLACSGIPEQIRQPSGVITSPGWPIEYPSRINCSWYIHANPGEAITISFQEFDIQGSPSCSFDWLSISPTQNSDGVKACGSTIPAPYTSTQDHVWIKFHADDHISKKGFRLSYTAGKKKCDRNRFRCDNGKCISETLKCNHMDDCGDGSDEKLCAKLGRPTEAAFQPCASSQFQCLSRFTKAYTCLPNSVKCDGNIDCLDLGDEIDCELPTCGQSLKYFYGAFSSPNYPDFYPPGSNCTWLIDTGDRRKVILRFTDFKLDGTGYGDYVKIYDGLEETARKLLRVLTAFDSHTPLTVVSSSGQIRVHFCADKVNAARGFNATYQVDGFCLPWEIPCGGNWGCYTEQQRCDGYWHCPNGRDELNCSMCQKDEFPCSRNGVCYPRSDRCNYQNHCPNGSDEKNCFFCQPGNFHCKNNRCVFESWVCDSQDDCGDGSDEENCPVIVPTRVITAAVIGSLICGLLLVIALGCTCKLYSLRMFERRSFETQLSRVEADLLRREAPPSYGQLIAQGLIPPVEDFPVCSPNQASVLENLRIAVRSQLGFTSIRLPIAGRSSNIWNRIYNFVRSRNSGSLSLASTSGDGSTSQGANREGERGTSSRGLFSVESEDTDVENERRDAQGAVGGVAAPLPQKTPPASAVEATVSGSGSSTTPASNSRPAATIRETPAPELPVVSPARQQLSSALSRMTQGLRWVRITLGRSSSAGQNQSPLRQLDSTGAGREDDDDVEMLIPALDFDLNDCTRPLLDLVSDQGQGLAQQSATSQGARSCSRDGPCECCGIVHTAQIPDTCLEAVLKNESSDDEALLLC, from the exons CTTGTAGCGGGATTCCTGAACAGATTAGACAGCCTAGCGGTGTTATCACTAGTCCGGGATGGCCTATAGAATACCCATCCAGAATAAACTGTAGCTGGTACATCCATGCCAACCCCGGGGAGGCCATCACCATCAG TTTCCAAGAGTTTGATATTCAGGGATCGCCCTCCTGCAGTTTTGACTGGTTATCTATAAGTCCAACACAAAACTCTGACGGGGTCAAGGCATGTGGCTCCACAATCCCAGCACCATATACCTCCACACAGGACCACGTATGGATCAAGTTTCATGCAGATGACCACATTTCCAAAAAAGGATTCCGCCTATCTTATACTGCAG gaaagaaaaaatgCGACCGGAACAGATTTCGTTGTGACAACGGAAAATGTATCTCCGAAACCTTAAAATGTAATCACATGGACGACTGTGGGGATGGTTCAGATGAGAAGCTATGTGCCAAGCTGGGTCGCCCGACAGAGGCGGCCTTTCAGCCCTGTGCTTCCAGTCAGTTTCAGTGCCTGTCGCGTTTCACTAAAGCCTACACTTGCCTGCCTAACTCTGTGAAGTGTGATGGCAACATTGACTGTCTGGACTTGGGAGACGAGATTGATTGCGAGTTACCTACCTGTGGGCAGTCACTGAAATACTTCTACGGGGCATTCAGCTCCCCCAACTACCCCGATTTCTACCCCCCAGGCAGCAACTGCACGTGGCTTATTGACACCGGAGATCGCCGGAAGGTGATTCTGCGTTTTACAGACTTCAAGCTGGATGGAACCGGCTATGGCGATTATGTAAAAATTTACGATGGGCTGGAGGAAACCGCTCGTAAACTTTTGCGAGTTTTAACCGCTTTCGATTCCCACACTCCACTTACAGTAGTGTCCTCGTCGGGGCAAATCCGGGTCCATTTTTGTGCGGATAAGGTGAATGCGGCCAGAGGATTCAACGCAACCTACCAAGTGGACGGCTTCTGTCTCCCATGGGAGATTCCCTGCGGGGGCAACTGGGGCTGTTACACTGAGCAGCAGCGATGCGATGGCTACTGGCATTGCCCCAATGGAAGGGATGAGTTGAACTGTTCAATGTGCCAAAAAGATGAATTCCCTTGCTCCAGAAATGGGGTGTGCTACCCCCGTTCTGACCGCTGTAATTACCAAAACCATTGCCCCAATGGTTCGGATGAGAAAAACTGCTTCTTTTGCCAGCCAGGAAATTTTCACTGCAAAAATAACAGATGCGTCTTTGAAAGTTGGGTATGCGATTCTCAAGACGACTGTGGGGACGGGAGCGATGAGGAAAACTGTCCGGTAATTGTGCCCACGCGGGTCATCACCGCGGCGGTGATTGGCAGCCTCATCTGTGGGCTGCTGCTGGTGATTGCATTGGGTTGTACCTGCAAGCTCTACTCTCTACGCATGTTTGAGCGCAG GTCCTTTGAAACCCAACTTTCACGCGTGGAGGCTGATTTATTGAGACGGGAAGCCCCTCCATCTTATGGCCAACTGATTGCTCAAGGCTTAATCCCACCAGTGGAGGACTTTCCGGTCTGCTCTCCAAACCAG gcttcCGTTTTGGAAAATTTGAGAATTGCTGTACGTTCTCAactaggattcacatccattcgacTCCCAATAGCCGGCAGGTCCAGCAACATTTGGAATAGGATTTACAATTTTGTACGGTCCCGTAATTCTGGTTCTCTGTCTTTGGCGTCTACGAGTGGAGATGGTTCTACAAGCCAAGGAGCTAACCGAGAGGGAGAACGAGGAACCTCGAGCAGGGGACTCTTCTCTGTAGAGTCTGAAGATACAGATGTGGAAAATGAAAGAAGAGATGCTCAAGGGGCTGTTGGAGGTGTTGCTGCTCCTTTGCCTCAGAAAACCCCTCCTGCTTCTGCCGTGGAAGCCACAGTGAGTGGAAGTGGGAGTTCTACCACTCCAGCTTCTAATAGTAGACCAGCAGCTACTATCAGGGAGACTCCTGCTCCAGAACTTCCCGTTGTAAGTCCAGCCCGTCAGCAGCTCAGCAGCGCTCTTAGCAGAATGACTCAAGGTTTACGATGGGTGCGGATTACTCTTGGGAGGTCAAGCTCTGCAGGTCAGAACCAAAGCCCCCTGAGGCAACTCGACAGCACTGGAGCTGGAAGAGAAGACGATGATGATGTAGAGATGTTGATTCCAGCTTTAGACTTTGACCTAAATGACTGCACTAGACCATTACTTGATCTTGTCTCCGATCAGGGACAAGGACTTGCACAGCAAAGTGCAACATCTCAAGGAGCAAGGTCCTGCAGTCGCGATGGTCCTTGCGAGTGTTGTGGGATTGTCCACACTGCTCAGATCCCAGACACCTGCTTGGAAGCGGTGCTCAAGAATGAAAGTAGCGACGATGAAGCATTGCTACTCTGCTAG